AGTTTGCAAGACAAAGGATCTTGAGGTTAGCCAAGCCCCCGGTCCGGGGGCAGGTGGGGGTGTGTCGATCGAATCCGGCGCTAGGGATGGATCTACGATGCGCGATGTCGGTATATGTCTTGGTCTGGTCTTAGGTGATGCTAGTTTATTTGCTTTGAGATACAGCTCAGTCTCCATTTACGGGAGGAACTGACAAGCCTTCCGGAGCTAGCGATTCATCAACGTCAGACCTCCATGGCTCTGCACTATCAATCTGGTTCTCCCACGCACGGCGAAATGAAGATACAACGACAACAACCCATCAACTCGACCCTAGAGATTTAACCTAGTCACGGTCATCAGGATGGAAAACCAATGCTCGCACTTCGATACTCTCTCGTCCCGCTTCGTGCTCCGTCTCTGGGTTCACAAAAGCAGTATGGGGCACACGACGAGCTCTTCcgtcaaccttggaatcAAAACACTTGATCAGAGTCACCAAGTCCGGAGTCTGGCCATAGCGGTAATACCACTTGATGTTAGGATCTGGCTTGACGCCATATGTCTCACCCTGACGGTCCGGGTAGATGAGCCCGATGGGGACAAGGTCACTATCGGGGACTGAGTGCGCATCTGCCACAGCCAGTGGATCCTTCAGGATGGTTTTAATCGGACGCCAGACGTTGATAATCTGGTATCGGCCCTTGAGAAGCTCGGGTGCCTCGGCTGGGAGATGGTGGGAGACTCTGTTCTTGGATGCGGTATAGGATTGATCGATGTGCACGCGCTGGACAGGTCCGCGGAGACGGACGCCGGTGGATCCGTCGAGTTGGGCTCTTCGGATGGTATggtcgaagatgaagatgcgGGATGCGCCCGTGCTGTGTAGGTCATGGTCAGTTTTGGGTGAAGAGGTTCTGGGGTGTTGGGATTGCGTACGCGTCTTTGAGCAGTTGTTCTGTTTCCGGGTAGTATTCAcgcttgatcttctcctcgtCGAGGAAGTCCTTCTCTTGGCTTTCATGGTAGTAGAGCTGGAATCCATGACTGTCGAGCTTGTAGTCAAGCTCATGCCCGCTGACATCGTGGATGGTGGCCGCGAGAGGAGCCGCAGGTCGATCGTAAGTTTCTGGCTTGCTCGTATATGCGGGTGCCGGTGGTGAGCCATCCTCATTCTCTTTAAAGAAGTTGAGGGTAGTTTGAACATGGTGAGGCTTTTCAGAGATGGGGACTCGGGGCTTTTCGGAGAGCAGAGAGCCTGGAGAACCGGGAAGTTGAACAGCTGCTGAAGCCATAGCGATTTAGTTGTGTTCTGGTTTAATAGAGCGTAGAAGAGATGATCCTCAGATTAATTGTTAGGGTCGGCTACAAGAAAGGGCTCTTTTATATAGCATGGCTGGTGTTGCGGGTTGAGTTCTATTTGTCAGAAAACAGCACGCAATACTTGTATGACATGGAGAATTGCTGATAAATGCACCTATTTGTACGGTGAATGCAAGCATTAAGTCCGATGCTCAGTAATAAGTCCAAAATGTGCTGGGAGTTCATTATTAATGGACGATGTCGTGCAGATGCTATTTATATTGCAAGTGTTCTCCGAAAGATCATTTGATAATCGTGATGACGCAACCGGATATCAAGTGTACGAAAAACAACATGGCTGTTCTATATGTAACCAATGTAACCAAGATCGTCTTTTGAAATCAATTCAATTAAAACTAATAAAGATCGTTTCGTAATGGGTAGACATATGATGTCGATGTGATATAACCCCCATGTGCTCCCTGTTTTGGGCCTACACCCAGTCACCAAATTGGCATCCTTGAAAAAGACACCCTTCCAACCCCAAT
The nucleotide sequence above comes from Penicillium digitatum chromosome 1, complete sequence. Encoded proteins:
- a CDS encoding high-affinity methionine permease, which encodes MASAAVQLPGSPGSLLSEKPRVPISEKPHHVQTTLNFFKENEDGSPPAPAYTSKPETYDRPAAPLAATIHDVSGHELDYKLDSHGFQLYYHESQEKDFLDEEKIKREYYPETEQLLKDATGASRIFIFDHTIRRAQLDGSTGVRLRGPVQRVHIDQSYTASKNRVSHHLPAEAPELLKGRYQIINVWRPIKTILKDPLAVADAHSVPDSDLVPIGLIYPDRQGETYGVKPDPNIKWYYRYGQTPDLVTLIKCFDSKVDGRARRVPHTAFVNPETEHEAGRESIEVRALVFHPDDRD